Genomic DNA from bacterium:
GAACTTGTACCCGATCCCGCGCACCGTCTCGATTAGACGTGGACGGCCGCGATCGTCGGCGAGCTTGCGGCGGAGGTCCTTGATGTGCGCGTCCACAACGCGGTCATCGCCGAAGTAGTCGGCGCCCCACACGCGTGCGATGAGCTGCTCGCGGCTCAGCACGTGCCCGGGATACGAGGCCAGCGCGTAGAGCAGATCGAACTCCCGGGTGGTCAATTCGAGCCGGACCTCGTCCTTCCAGACTTCGCGCCGCGCGGGATCGATGCGCAGCGTCCGAAACGCCAGCACGCGCGACTGCTCGGGGCCGCGCTCTCGCCTCAGGATGGCGCGGATACGGGCGGTCAACTCGCGCGGACTGAACGGCTTCGTGACGTAGTCGTCCGCGCCGAGGGACAGCCCCACGACCTTGTCCGTCTCCTCCGCTTTGGCCGTAAGCATCACGACGTAGGCGGACGATTCGGTGCGCAGGCGGCGGAGGACTTCCAGGCCGTCGAGGCCGGGGAGTCCGATGTCGAGGACGACCACGTCCGGCTGGAACTGGCGCGCTCTGGCCAGCCCCGCGGCCCCGTCTCTCGCCACCTCGACCTGCAAGCCTTCCCGTGTGAGGTAGGCGCTCAGCAGATCCACGATGCTCTGGTCGTCGT
This window encodes:
- a CDS encoding response regulator transcription factor, giving the protein MAGVKVLVIDDDQSIVDLLSAYLTREGLQVEVARDGAAGLARARQFQPDVVVLDIGLPGLDGLEVLRRLRTESSAYVVMLTAKAEETDKVVGLSLGADDYVTKPFSPRELTARIRAILRRERGPEQSRVLAFRTLRIDPARREVWKDEVRLELTTREFDLLYALASYPGHVLSREQLIARVWGADYFGDDRVVDAHIKDLRRKLADDRGRPRLIETVRGIGYKFRDAPA